Proteins encoded in a region of the Pontibacillus halophilus JSM 076056 = DSM 19796 genome:
- a CDS encoding cell division protein FtsQ/DivIB encodes MAEKKIVSIEERIPKLKEARKKKANRRLIIYLSIFFIMIALILYLQSPLSHVKQVIVKGNSNIETETIQQKSGISKDDNFWNIDKSAIVASVSNHPEVKSVQVDKRLPNKVILTVDEYNRVGYVKTEDAYYPILETGQELSDQEMSIPNGDAPLLIGWDKRTYLEELTKELVQLPASIANKISEIRWTPTESNPYKIHLYMSDGYEVDASIRNFSNKMRSYPSIVAQLDEQDRGIIHIDVGAYFESYENGETKEVEEEE; translated from the coding sequence ATGGCCGAAAAAAAGATTGTTTCCATTGAAGAGCGCATCCCTAAGCTGAAGGAAGCTAGAAAGAAGAAGGCAAATCGTCGATTGATTATCTATCTTTCTATCTTTTTCATTATGATTGCGTTAATTCTTTATTTGCAATCACCTCTGAGTCATGTCAAACAAGTGATTGTCAAAGGAAATTCAAACATCGAAACTGAAACGATTCAACAAAAGAGCGGAATTTCAAAGGATGATAACTTTTGGAACATTGACAAGAGTGCCATCGTTGCATCGGTCTCCAATCATCCTGAAGTGAAATCTGTTCAAGTAGACAAGCGGTTGCCGAACAAAGTCATCTTGACTGTAGACGAGTACAATCGGGTTGGGTACGTGAAGACAGAAGATGCGTATTATCCTATACTCGAAACTGGGCAAGAACTTTCGGATCAAGAAATGTCTATACCAAACGGGGATGCACCCCTACTTATTGGCTGGGACAAACGAACGTATTTAGAAGAGCTCACGAAAGAGCTTGTTCAATTACCTGCAAGTATTGCGAACAAAATTTCAGAAATACGTTGGACCCCAACCGAATCTAACCCATATAAGATTCATCTTTATATGAGTGATGGGTATGAAGTGGATGCATCCATTCGAAATTTCTCAAATAAAATGCGTTCCTATCCTTCCATCGTCGCACAATTAGATGAACAGGACCGAGGAATTATCCATATTGATGTTGGAGCCTACTTTGAGTCCTATGAAAATGGAGAGACCAAGGAAGTAGAGGAGGAAGAATAG
- a CDS encoding DUF881 domain-containing protein — translation MNGKHVIFSFVLLVSGFLVTFSYQQTKANPQVVQLTDGQLEQDYYYRKQLIEVEEKNKELREEVAAKQEAIQGKEENIGDQATLVQDYIDEKQKLQKLTGEVAVEGQGVEVELRDAAYIPSEENANQYIVHDSHVHKVINEMLASGAEAIAINGQRIYRNSYIACTGPVITVDGVQHPAPFVITAIGDPDVIEPSLNLQNGVVDQLVEDHVEVSVQVKGNVAMNAKVSNEG, via the coding sequence ATGAACGGCAAACACGTCATTTTCTCCTTTGTTCTACTGGTTTCTGGCTTTCTTGTAACCTTTAGTTACCAACAAACGAAAGCGAATCCACAAGTTGTTCAACTTACTGATGGACAACTAGAACAAGATTACTACTACCGCAAACAATTAATTGAAGTTGAAGAGAAGAACAAAGAGTTGCGCGAAGAAGTCGCTGCTAAGCAAGAAGCGATACAAGGGAAAGAAGAAAATATTGGTGACCAAGCAACACTTGTACAAGATTACATTGATGAGAAACAGAAGCTACAAAAGCTAACTGGTGAAGTTGCTGTTGAAGGACAAGGTGTTGAGGTAGAGCTTCGAGATGCAGCTTATATCCCATCAGAAGAAAATGCCAATCAATACATTGTCCATGACAGCCACGTACATAAAGTCATCAATGAAATGCTTGCCTCAGGTGCTGAAGCAATTGCCATTAATGGACAGCGTATTTACCGAAATAGTTATATTGCTTGCACAGGTCCAGTCATTACGGTGGATGGGGTACAGCATCCAGCTCCATTTGTTATTACTGCCATTGGCGACCCTGATGTAATTGAACCAAGCTTAAACTTACAAAATGGGGTCGTCGACCAACTAGTTGAAGATCACGTCGAAGTATCCGTTCAAGTAAAGGGCAACGTGGCCATGAATGCAAAAGTATCGAATGAAGGATGA
- a CDS encoding DUF881 domain-containing protein, translating into MSRNRLPLSIVLAIFGFMVAIQFQSTQQPDTRDTRDLWEIRTALQDEQRTQQELYEKLSELDSLLAQYETQNETEKVETLKDSIEQLKQQAGLEERVGEGLTLTVEPWTQIIEESDQTPNVSPDLLQRLINELNRYGATDIAIGEERITSLSPIRNVNGYTYVNNRQLSSLPLTVKVLSEDPERLLNYMEVSPAIDEFAIDNLLIQLSLKSDVKLPAYEQLSTLKYLNEVQTKETGES; encoded by the coding sequence ATGTCACGTAATCGGTTGCCGTTAAGTATTGTATTAGCCATTTTTGGTTTTATGGTTGCGATTCAGTTCCAGTCAACACAGCAGCCAGACACTCGGGATACGAGAGACCTTTGGGAAATTCGTACAGCGCTACAAGATGAGCAGAGAACACAGCAAGAGCTGTATGAGAAACTCTCAGAACTCGATTCCTTACTAGCACAGTATGAAACTCAGAATGAAACCGAAAAAGTTGAAACGTTGAAAGACTCCATTGAACAGCTTAAGCAACAAGCTGGCTTAGAAGAAAGGGTAGGGGAGGGGTTGACACTTACGGTTGAACCGTGGACACAAATCATCGAAGAGAGCGACCAAACGCCCAATGTGTCACCGGATTTATTGCAACGACTCATTAATGAGTTGAACCGTTATGGTGCAACCGATATTGCGATAGGGGAGGAGCGCATTACAAGTCTTTCTCCAATCCGCAATGTAAATGGGTATACGTATGTAAACAATCGTCAGCTTTCTAGTTTACCTCTCACAGTTAAAGTACTTTCTGAGGACCCTGAGCGGTTGTTAAACTATATGGAAGTCAGCCCGGCAATCGATGAGTTTGCCATAGACAATCTGTTAATACAACTGTCATTGAAAAGCGATGTGAAATTGCCGGCTTATGAGCAACTATCAACTTTAAAGTACTTAAACGAGGTACAAACGAAAGAAACAGGTGAGTCTTAG
- a CDS encoding small basic family protein: protein MWLPILFLLVGLSLGFLSDIRVPDAYTNYLSIAVLAAFDTLLGGIRAHLEKKFDDQVFVTGFIFNVGLAALLAFLGVQIGVDLYLAAVFAFGVRLFQNIAVIRRYMIDRLQWRRQKKIK, encoded by the coding sequence ATGTGGTTACCCATACTTTTCTTATTGGTGGGCTTGTCGCTCGGGTTTTTATCCGACATTCGTGTGCCTGATGCCTACACCAACTATCTATCTATTGCTGTCTTGGCGGCTTTCGATACACTTCTTGGAGGTATACGCGCCCACTTAGAGAAGAAGTTCGATGATCAGGTCTTTGTGACTGGTTTTATCTTTAATGTGGGCTTAGCAGCATTGCTAGCCTTTTTAGGAGTTCAAATCGGAGTTGATTTATATTTGGCAGCAGTGTTTGCTTTTGGAGTCCGTCTGTTCCAAAACATTGCCGTAATTCGTAGGTATATGATTGACCGACTTCAATGGAGAAGGCAGAAAAAAATCAAGTGA
- the ftsA gene encoding cell division protein FtsA: MNNNEILVSLDIGTSKIKVMIGEVMNDSLNIIGVGTAKSKGIKKGAVVDIDQTVQSIRSAVEQAERMVGMQINRVVVGINGSHIQLQQSHGVVAVQSEDREIRNEDIGRVIDAAQVISIPPEREVVDVIPQEFIVDGQDEITDPRGMIGVRLEMEGTIITCSKTMLHNLLKCVERAGLEVLDICLQPLATGSVALSEDEKYLGVALVDIGGGSTTVSIFEGGILIGTSVIPLGGDNITKDLSIGMRTSTEEAEDVKVNHGHAFFDDAQEEESFEVTIIGSDRKQAFNQLQISDMIEARLEEIYAYVEKEIRRLGFKELPGGYVLTGGMMNMPGVLELAHDVFQANVRVAIPDYIGVREPQYTSGVGILKFAYRNAKIQGKQLFDAVTIEDQDEVPVQKKQKKVQQPQQTEKESKPKKQKESKMANLLKYFLD; encoded by the coding sequence TTGAACAACAATGAAATACTTGTCAGCTTAGACATAGGTACATCGAAAATTAAAGTCATGATTGGTGAGGTCATGAATGATTCTTTAAATATAATCGGTGTTGGTACGGCTAAGTCGAAAGGAATAAAGAAAGGGGCCGTTGTGGATATTGACCAAACGGTTCAGTCCATCCGCTCAGCAGTTGAGCAGGCCGAACGCATGGTTGGAATGCAAATCAATCGTGTTGTTGTAGGGATTAATGGAAGTCACATTCAATTGCAACAATCTCACGGGGTAGTGGCTGTCCAAAGCGAAGACCGTGAAATTCGTAATGAAGACATTGGGCGAGTGATTGATGCAGCTCAAGTGATATCCATCCCACCAGAACGAGAAGTTGTGGACGTCATTCCACAAGAATTCATCGTTGATGGACAAGATGAAATCACCGACCCCCGCGGCATGATTGGCGTTCGACTTGAAATGGAAGGCACAATCATTACATGTTCTAAAACAATGTTACATAATTTGCTGAAATGCGTCGAACGTGCCGGATTAGAAGTACTTGACATATGCTTGCAGCCACTCGCAACAGGCTCTGTTGCCTTATCTGAGGATGAGAAATATTTAGGTGTCGCGCTTGTAGACATTGGTGGAGGCAGCACCACAGTTTCCATTTTCGAAGGTGGTATTCTAATTGGAACATCCGTCATTCCATTAGGCGGGGATAACATTACGAAAGATTTATCCATTGGGATGCGTACATCTACGGAAGAAGCAGAAGATGTAAAGGTTAACCATGGACATGCTTTCTTCGATGATGCTCAAGAAGAAGAGAGTTTTGAAGTCACGATAATCGGAAGTGACCGTAAACAAGCATTTAACCAGCTACAAATATCTGATATGATTGAAGCACGTTTAGAAGAAATATATGCCTACGTAGAAAAAGAAATCCGTCGCCTTGGATTTAAAGAGCTACCTGGAGGTTATGTGCTGACTGGTGGCATGATGAATATGCCTGGCGTGCTGGAACTCGCTCATGATGTCTTCCAAGCGAATGTCCGAGTAGCAATTCCAGACTATATTGGAGTACGTGAGCCCCAATACACATCAGGGGTTGGCATACTTAAGTTCGCATACCGTAATGCGAAAATACAGGGCAAACAACTGTTTGACGCTGTGACCATCGAAGACCAAGACGAGGTCCCAGTACAAAAGAAACAGAAAAAAGTGCAACAGCCGCAACAAACGGAGAAAGAAAGCAAACCGAAGAAACAAAAAGAATCAAAAATGGCGAACCTATTAAAGTATTTCTTAGATTAA
- the ftsZ gene encoding cell division protein FtsZ, with product MLEFETNMDSLATIKVIGCGGGGSNAVNRMIEHGVQGVEFIAVNTDAQALNLSKAEVKMQIGEKLTRGLGAGANPEVGRKAAEESKEQIEEALQGADMVFVTAGMGGGTGTGAAPVIAQVAKELGALTVGVVTRPFTFEGRKRSTQAHGGIDALKNNVDTLIVIPNDRLLEIVDKNTPMLEAFREADNVLRQGVQGISDLIAVPGLINVDFADVKTIMADKGSALMGIGIATGESRSAEAAKKAISSPLLETSIDGAHGVLMNITGGANLSLYEVQEAADIVTSAADQEVNVIFGSVINENLKDEIVVTVIATGFEESQLQGGNQGKARPSISQPSEGQAERKRPEPTRREQREREREREAPAQQQQQQQQRSNDEDTLDIPTFLRNRNRRR from the coding sequence ATGTTAGAATTTGAGACGAACATGGATTCATTAGCAACGATTAAAGTAATCGGTTGCGGCGGAGGCGGAAGCAACGCAGTTAACCGAATGATTGAACACGGTGTTCAAGGTGTTGAATTTATCGCCGTAAATACAGATGCTCAAGCGTTAAACTTATCTAAAGCAGAAGTTAAAATGCAAATTGGCGAGAAGCTTACTCGCGGTTTAGGAGCAGGCGCCAACCCAGAAGTAGGTCGCAAAGCGGCTGAAGAAAGTAAAGAACAGATTGAAGAAGCATTACAAGGTGCTGACATGGTCTTTGTTACAGCTGGAATGGGTGGAGGAACTGGTACGGGTGCTGCCCCTGTTATCGCTCAAGTTGCGAAAGAGCTTGGCGCATTAACAGTTGGTGTAGTGACTCGTCCATTCACATTTGAAGGCCGTAAGCGTTCAACTCAGGCTCACGGTGGAATTGACGCTCTTAAGAACAACGTTGATACACTGATTGTGATTCCTAACGATCGCCTACTTGAGATTGTGGATAAGAATACACCAATGCTTGAAGCATTCCGTGAAGCGGATAACGTACTTCGTCAGGGTGTTCAAGGTATCTCTGACCTAATCGCAGTACCAGGATTAATCAACGTTGACTTTGCCGATGTGAAGACGATTATGGCAGACAAAGGTTCCGCGCTAATGGGAATTGGAATCGCAACGGGTGAAAGTCGTTCAGCAGAAGCTGCGAAAAAGGCCATCTCATCTCCATTGCTTGAAACATCCATTGATGGTGCACATGGAGTCTTGATGAACATTACAGGTGGCGCTAACTTGAGCCTTTATGAAGTTCAGGAAGCAGCGGACATTGTTACTTCAGCTGCAGATCAAGAAGTAAACGTAATATTCGGTTCCGTCATTAATGAGAACTTAAAAGATGAGATTGTTGTAACCGTAATTGCGACTGGCTTTGAAGAAAGTCAACTGCAAGGTGGGAACCAAGGGAAAGCTCGTCCGAGCATTAGCCAGCCATCAGAAGGACAAGCCGAGCGTAAACGTCCAGAACCTACTCGTCGTGAGCAACGTGAACGTGAACGTGAGCGTGAAGCACCGGCACAACAACAGCAGCAACAACAACAACGTTCGAATGACGAAGATACGCTCGATATTCCGACATTCTTACGTAATCGCAATCGCCGTCGATAA
- the spoIIGA gene encoding sigma-E processing peptidase SpoIIGA produces MTIYLDAVWLLNFFLDWMILMLTQYIAKSTSKSYRLALAAAFASMLVPITLFYPQSIVTHPIGKVLFSIVILLIAFGFKNSRRFSRLFLLFYFVSFALGGSLFGIYYFLNQQIQLSGGVVLTYQTGFGDGVSWLFVFLGFPVVWWFTKRRVDNLVTEKLKYDEMLQVTISLNKEERTTTSLVDSGNQLVDPITKRPIVICDKPFLSQWFTDDEWESLQQSQEDLAFERLPEEWQHAVRLIPYQGVSGQKDFMLALKPDYVLVHTEDKQLKIERVLIGIQFSQLSNDQSYQCLLHPHLLKTLAVHSA; encoded by the coding sequence GTGACCATCTACCTGGATGCTGTTTGGCTGTTAAACTTCTTTCTAGATTGGATGATCTTGATGCTGACGCAGTACATAGCGAAGTCAACAAGCAAGAGTTATCGATTAGCGCTTGCTGCAGCTTTTGCTTCCATGCTCGTTCCAATCACACTCTTTTATCCTCAATCCATCGTTACTCATCCAATCGGGAAAGTGCTCTTTTCCATTGTTATTCTGCTCATCGCCTTTGGATTCAAGAATAGTAGAAGGTTTTCTAGGTTATTTTTGCTATTCTACTTTGTCTCCTTCGCACTTGGGGGTAGCTTATTCGGAATTTATTATTTTCTTAACCAACAGATTCAATTGTCAGGTGGCGTTGTGTTAACGTATCAGACCGGGTTCGGGGATGGGGTTAGCTGGCTGTTCGTATTCCTAGGATTTCCGGTTGTCTGGTGGTTCACGAAGCGTCGAGTGGACAACCTTGTTACAGAGAAGCTGAAATACGATGAAATGCTCCAAGTCACAATTAGCCTAAACAAAGAGGAACGAACAACCACATCCTTAGTAGATAGTGGCAATCAGCTTGTCGACCCCATTACGAAACGGCCAATTGTAATCTGTGATAAGCCTTTCTTATCCCAGTGGTTCACCGATGACGAATGGGAGAGTCTTCAACAGAGTCAGGAAGATTTAGCGTTTGAGCGACTACCAGAAGAATGGCAACATGCCGTTCGTCTAATCCCTTATCAAGGGGTTTCAGGTCAGAAAGATTTTATGCTCGCATTAAAGCCTGATTATGTGCTTGTGCATACAGAAGATAAACAGTTGAAGATTGAAAGAGTATTAATCGGCATTCAATTTAGTCAACTTTCCAATGATCAAAGTTATCAATGCTTACTGCACCCTCATCTGCTAAAAACATTAGCGGTTCATTCTGCCTAA
- the sigE gene encoding RNA polymerase sporulation sigma factor SigE, producing MTKLRLKIQLWWYRLLFKLGWKTDEIYYIGGNEALPPPLTKEEEQELLKKLPKGDKAARAMLIERNLRLVVYIARKFENTGINIEDLISIGTIGLIKAVNTFNPEKKIKLATYASRCIENEILMYLRRNNKIRSEVSFDEPLNIDWDGNELLLSDVLGTEEDIITKDLEARVDKRLLKKALEQLNDREKQIMELRFGLIGEEEKTQKDVADMLGISQSYISRLEKKIIKRLKKEFNKMV from the coding sequence ATGACGAAGCTTAGACTGAAAATTCAATTATGGTGGTACCGACTACTATTTAAACTTGGATGGAAGACAGACGAAATTTACTATATAGGAGGAAATGAGGCTCTCCCGCCTCCTTTAACAAAAGAAGAAGAACAGGAGCTGTTGAAGAAACTTCCAAAAGGAGATAAAGCCGCCCGAGCAATGTTGATTGAACGGAATCTTCGTCTCGTTGTCTATATTGCAAGGAAATTTGAGAATACAGGGATTAATATTGAAGACTTAATTTCTATCGGGACAATTGGCCTAATTAAAGCAGTGAATACGTTTAATCCTGAGAAGAAAATAAAGCTTGCTACTTATGCTTCGCGATGTATTGAGAATGAAATCCTCATGTATCTAAGACGAAATAATAAAATTCGGAGTGAAGTGTCCTTTGATGAACCCCTAAATATTGATTGGGACGGAAATGAACTGTTGTTGTCTGATGTATTAGGGACAGAGGAAGACATCATCACGAAAGACCTAGAAGCAAGAGTCGATAAACGCCTACTTAAGAAAGCGTTGGAGCAACTGAATGACCGAGAAAAACAAATCATGGAGCTTCGATTCGGTTTAATTGGAGAGGAAGAGAAGACGCAAAAAGATGTGGCTGATATGCTTGGCATCTCCCAATCCTACATCTCAAGACTCGAGAAGAAGATCATTAAACGATTGAAAAAAGAATTTAATAAAATGGTGTAA
- the sigG gene encoding RNA polymerase sporulation sigma factor SigG produces the protein MTRHKVEICGVDTSKLPVLKNKEMRELFKQMQDEGDITAREKLVNGNLRLVLSVIQRFNNRGEYVDDLFQVGCIGLMKSIDNFDLGQNVKFSTYAVPMIIGEIRRYLRDNNPIRVSRSLRDIAYKALQVREKLMSKTSREPTPVEIAEEMGVPHSDIVFALDAIQDPVSLFEPIYNDGGDPIFVMDQLSDDRNKDSIWIDEIALKEGMRRLNEREKSILNKRFFQGKTQMEVADEIGISQAQVSRLEKAAIQEMNKQMYD, from the coding sequence ATGACTCGACATAAAGTAGAAATATGTGGTGTCGACACATCCAAATTACCTGTACTTAAAAACAAAGAAATGAGAGAACTATTCAAGCAAATGCAAGATGAAGGAGATATTACAGCTCGAGAGAAGCTTGTGAATGGGAATCTTCGTCTTGTATTAAGCGTCATTCAACGTTTTAACAATCGCGGTGAATATGTGGACGACCTCTTTCAAGTCGGCTGTATCGGACTAATGAAGTCGATTGATAACTTTGACTTGGGTCAGAATGTTAAGTTCTCAACGTATGCAGTTCCTATGATTATTGGTGAAATTAGAAGATACCTTCGAGATAATAATCCGATTCGTGTATCAAGATCATTAAGAGATATTGCATACAAGGCTTTACAAGTAAGAGAGAAGCTGATGAGTAAGACCTCAAGAGAACCAACGCCAGTCGAGATTGCTGAAGAAATGGGGGTTCCCCATTCTGATATCGTCTTTGCTCTCGATGCGATTCAAGACCCAGTTTCGTTGTTTGAACCGATTTACAACGACGGGGGAGACCCAATTTTCGTCATGGATCAATTAAGTGATGACCGTAACAAAGATTCCATCTGGATAGATGAAATCGCGCTTAAAGAAGGGATGCGTCGATTAAACGAACGGGAGAAATCAATCTTAAATAAACGATTTTTCCAAGGGAAGACACAAATGGAAGTTGCTGATGAGATAGGAATTTCTCAAGCGCAAGTATCTCGTCTTGAAAAAGCAGCCATTCAGGAAATGAATAAGCAAATGTATGATTAA
- a CDS encoding YlmC/YmxH family sporulation protein translates to MTRTMMISELQMKEIISVETGQRLGHLSDLEVDVERGRILALIVSAKGKMMGLFGKEEEIVIPWETIVTIGEDVILVKNVTKPVVYPEQKVE, encoded by the coding sequence GTGACACGAACAATGATGATTTCTGAACTTCAGATGAAGGAAATTATATCAGTCGAGACGGGTCAAAGATTGGGTCATTTGTCAGATTTAGAAGTCGATGTTGAACGTGGTAGAATTTTAGCACTCATCGTTAGTGCGAAAGGGAAGATGATGGGGTTGTTTGGCAAAGAAGAAGAGATTGTCATTCCTTGGGAAACGATTGTCACAATCGGTGAAGACGTTATATTAGTAAAGAATGTGACCAAACCGGTCGTTTATCCAGAACAAAAAGTAGAATAA
- the pgeF gene encoding peptidoglycan editing factor PgeF — MIEGFHHTHPAYLEVTKWTYGNEQLVAGMTTRLGGLGEVPFDTFNLAWHVPDVHQTIVDNRHILADLLQFPVHTWVGGEQVHGTRIHRVTRQDLGKGALEQDTAVKEVDGLITNEKDVLLTAFYADCVPLFFYDPVTEWVGIAHAGWKGTVGRMGPKMIDALVEEGSSIENIKVAIGPSIGGDVYEVDDTVIQHILREERTEDVILSASSGKYMLSLQHLHLQQIKKAGILEKNIELSEYCTYQNDHLFFSHRRDQGKTGRMLGFIGLRSEERG; from the coding sequence ATGATTGAAGGATTTCATCACACACACCCTGCTTATTTAGAGGTAACAAAGTGGACGTATGGGAATGAGCAACTCGTAGCAGGGATGACAACTAGGCTAGGTGGGCTCGGGGAAGTTCCATTCGATACGTTTAACTTAGCCTGGCACGTGCCTGATGTTCACCAAACGATAGTGGATAATCGTCATATACTTGCGGATCTATTACAGTTCCCTGTACATACATGGGTAGGGGGAGAACAGGTGCATGGCACGAGGATACATCGCGTCACTAGACAGGACCTCGGGAAAGGTGCACTAGAACAAGATACGGCCGTTAAAGAAGTGGATGGCCTCATTACGAATGAGAAAGATGTTCTTCTAACAGCATTTTATGCAGACTGTGTGCCTTTATTCTTCTACGACCCTGTTACGGAATGGGTTGGAATTGCGCATGCGGGTTGGAAAGGGACAGTTGGTCGAATGGGACCAAAGATGATTGATGCTCTGGTTGAAGAAGGGTCTTCTATTGAGAACATTAAAGTTGCCATTGGACCTTCCATTGGGGGAGACGTATACGAAGTGGATGACACTGTCATACAGCACATTCTTCGTGAAGAGAGAACGGAGGACGTCATCCTTTCCGCATCTTCTGGTAAGTATATGCTTTCGTTACAACATCTGCACCTACAACAAATAAAAAAAGCAGGAATACTGGAGAAAAATATCGAATTATCCGAGTATTGCACGTACCAAAACGACCACCTTTTCTTCTCGCATCGACGTGATCAAGGAAAAACAGGACGAATGTTAGGGTTTATTGGATTACGTAGCGAGGAACGAGGTTAG
- a CDS encoding YggS family pyridoxal phosphate-dependent enzyme, translating into MNIKENAADIQRKVEAASEQSGRSASDVTVIAVTKYVSVERAHQAVEAGITHLGENRPEGLIEKQTHLSNGVTWHFIGSLQSKKVKRVIDGVDVLHSLDRLSLAKEIQKRSERVVPCFIQVNVSGEESKQGLSLDEVHEFVNELEAYDRIKVIGLMTMAPYIDDEDELRSCFRRLRLLRDEIQDLGLSHAPCTELSMGMSNDYTIAIEEGATHIRIGTSLVGNEQKE; encoded by the coding sequence ATGAATATCAAAGAGAATGCAGCAGACATACAAAGAAAAGTGGAAGCCGCATCAGAACAGAGTGGACGAAGTGCATCAGATGTTACTGTGATTGCTGTTACGAAATATGTGTCTGTTGAACGTGCTCACCAAGCTGTGGAGGCAGGAATCACACACCTTGGTGAGAACCGACCTGAAGGGCTAATAGAGAAGCAGACACATCTTTCAAACGGTGTTACATGGCACTTTATTGGGTCACTCCAATCAAAGAAAGTTAAGCGTGTCATTGATGGCGTTGATGTACTTCATTCGTTAGACAGATTGTCATTAGCGAAAGAAATTCAAAAGCGTTCAGAGCGCGTCGTTCCATGCTTTATCCAAGTTAATGTTTCTGGTGAAGAATCAAAACAAGGACTATCTCTAGACGAGGTCCACGAGTTCGTGAATGAGCTTGAAGCGTACGACCGGATAAAGGTAATCGGCCTAATGACAATGGCTCCCTATATCGATGATGAGGACGAGCTCCGTTCATGCTTTAGAAGGTTACGCTTATTACGCGATGAGATTCAGGACTTAGGGTTGTCTCATGCCCCTTGCACAGAGCTTTCGATGGGGATGAGCAATGACTACACGATTGCGATTGAAGAAGGAGCAACTCATATACGAATTGGGACAAGCTTAGTAGGCAACGAACAAAAAGAATAG
- a CDS encoding cell division protein SepF, which yields MSIKNKLKKVFALDDEYEYEYVDESEIDLPEHFQDQQESQQEKKQNVVSLKTMQQSSKVVLTEPRSYNEAQEIADHLVNRRATVINLQMVDHTQAKRIVDFLSGTVYAIGGDIQKLGSQTFLCTPDNIDVSGSITEMLTAEDDYEKRW from the coding sequence ATGAGCATTAAAAACAAATTAAAAAAAGTGTTTGCCTTAGATGATGAATATGAGTACGAATATGTGGATGAATCGGAAATTGATCTACCAGAGCACTTTCAAGACCAGCAAGAATCCCAGCAAGAGAAAAAGCAAAACGTTGTGAGTTTGAAAACGATGCAGCAGTCTTCAAAGGTTGTGCTGACAGAACCAAGGTCGTACAACGAGGCTCAAGAAATTGCAGATCATCTAGTCAATCGTCGTGCTACGGTCATTAATTTACAGATGGTGGACCACACACAAGCAAAGCGAATAGTAGACTTTTTAAGCGGAACCGTTTATGCTATTGGTGGAGACATTCAGAAACTTGGATCTCAAACATTCTTATGTACACCTGACAATATTGATGTTTCAGGGTCTATTACCGAAATGTTGACAGCAGAAGATGATTACGAGAAAAGGTGGTAA
- a CDS encoding YggT family protein — MFTLYRFLGTLLQLYSFALIIYIFMSWFPGARESSIGSFIGRICEPYLEPFRRIVPPIGMLDLSPIVAILVLNFAAGYGLQALFQILSSLL; from the coding sequence TTGTTTACGCTTTATAGATTTTTAGGAACATTGCTTCAGCTTTATTCCTTTGCGTTGATTATTTACATTTTCATGTCCTGGTTCCCTGGAGCGAGAGAATCTTCAATCGGGAGCTTTATAGGACGAATTTGTGAGCCATACTTAGAGCCTTTTCGACGAATTGTTCCACCGATTGGGATGCTTGATTTATCCCCAATCGTTGCGATTCTAGTACTTAACTTCGCAGCAGGATACGGTCTGCAAGCACTGTTCCAAATACTATCTAGTTTATTGTAG